A stretch of Blautia liquoris DNA encodes these proteins:
- the gcvH gene encoding glycine cleavage system protein GcvH: protein MKVLKDLLYTKTHEWVKFEDETTAEIGLTDYAQDSLGGIVFVNFPEEEDEVTAGEVFADVESVKAVSDVYSPVTGVVAKVNEELLDSPEIINDEPYEAWFVKITDITEKEEFLSPEEYETFVEKEQEE, encoded by the coding sequence ATGAAGGTATTGAAAGATCTGCTTTACACAAAGACACACGAATGGGTGAAATTTGAGGATGAGACGACGGCAGAGATCGGGCTTACCGATTATGCTCAGGATTCGCTTGGCGGAATTGTGTTCGTCAATTTCCCGGAGGAGGAAGATGAAGTGACGGCTGGCGAAGTATTTGCGGATGTGGAGTCTGTAAAAGCAGTCTCGGATGTCTATTCTCCGGTCACCGGTGTCGTGGCAAAAGTAAATGAAGAGCTGCTCGATTCCCCGGAGATAATCAATGATGAACCATATGAAGCCTGGTTTGTCAAAATCACAGACATCACAGAGAAGGAGGAGTTTTTAAGTCCCGAAGAATACGAAACATTTGTGGAAAAAGAACAGGAAGAATAG
- the gcvT gene encoding glycine cleavage system aminomethyltransferase GcvT, giving the protein MERKTPLYETHLKYHGKMSPFAGYLLPIQYKEGVIKEHNAVRNSAGIFDVSHMGEITCKGRDALKNLQWLLTNDFNGMTVGQARYSPMCKEDGTTVDDLIVYKREENDYFIVVNASNKDKDFTWMRDHSQGDVSFCDCSDQTAMIALQGPKALKILKKLTSDIPKKYYHAIFDAKVAGVLCMVSRTGYTGEDGFELYMESSYAPKMWEELLNAGHGEGLIPCGLGARDTLRLEAGMPLYGHEMSENINPVEAGLGFAVKMKKDDFIGKDHLPDKRALTRKRVGLKVTGRGIIRGNEEVYLNDKRIGFTTSGTYLPYLGYPAAMAILDTEYAIQNTRVTVNVRGRNVEAEVVPLPFYSRSSNE; this is encoded by the coding sequence ATGGAACGAAAAACACCGCTTTACGAAACGCATCTGAAGTATCACGGAAAAATGTCGCCATTCGCCGGGTATCTTCTCCCAATTCAATATAAGGAGGGGGTGATAAAAGAACATAATGCCGTCAGAAACAGTGCCGGAATCTTTGATGTTTCCCATATGGGGGAGATTACATGTAAGGGAAGGGATGCTCTGAAAAATCTGCAGTGGCTGTTAACCAATGATTTTAACGGTATGACAGTGGGGCAGGCAAGGTATAGTCCGATGTGCAAAGAAGATGGGACGACTGTGGATGATTTGATTGTGTACAAGAGAGAGGAAAATGACTATTTTATCGTCGTAAATGCATCCAACAAAGACAAGGATTTCACGTGGATGAGAGATCACAGTCAAGGCGACGTCAGTTTTTGTGACTGTTCGGATCAGACGGCGATGATTGCACTGCAGGGTCCGAAAGCCCTGAAAATCCTGAAAAAGCTGACATCCGATATCCCAAAGAAGTACTATCACGCGATCTTTGATGCAAAGGTCGCCGGAGTTTTATGCATGGTCTCAAGGACTGGGTATACAGGAGAAGACGGTTTTGAACTCTACATGGAGAGTTCCTATGCTCCGAAAATGTGGGAAGAGCTTCTAAATGCCGGTCACGGAGAAGGCCTGATACCCTGCGGACTCGGTGCGAGAGATACACTGAGACTCGAGGCTGGGATGCCGCTTTACGGACATGAGATGAGTGAAAATATAAATCCCGTCGAGGCAGGACTCGGATTTGCCGTGAAGATGAAAAAAGATGATTTTATCGGAAAGGATCATCTGCCGGATAAAAGGGCGCTTACAAGAAAGCGTGTCGGCCTGAAAGTGACAGGACGTGGAATCATCCGGGGGAATGAAGAGGTATATCTAAATGACAAAAGAATAGGATTTACCACTTCGGGGACCTATCTGCCATATCTCGGCTATCCGGCAGCAATGGCGATTTTGGATACGGAATATGCCATACAAAACACCAGGGTCACTGTAAATGTCAGAGGACGCAACGTGGAGGCAGAAGTTGTTCCACTTCCGTTCTATAGCAGAAGCAGCAATGAGTAA
- a CDS encoding MalY/PatB family protein, whose translation MKFDFTSIMNRHGKDAIAVDALGKNPGFAPDAPKEGFDIIPMWVADMSFPTVPTVSEAIIERAKHPAFGYFAPTDEYFHSIIRWQETRHGVKNLKSKNIGYENGVLGGVVSALNVFCSKGDNVLLHSPTYIGFTQCVENNGYNIVHSPLVTDQDGIWRMDYEDMERKIADNKIHAAIFCSPHNPCGRVWERDEIEKAMEIYKKHDVFVISDEIWSDIITTGYKHIPTQSISEDARQRTVAFYAPSKTFNLAGLIGSYHIIYSDWIRDRVAKESSLSHYNDMNVLSMHALIGAYKREGYEWVDELCEVITGNISYAADYIEKHFDGVSFTKPQGTYMLFLDCTRWCETHHKTIDELEKAGWDVGVAWQDGRMFHGPCSIRMNLALPISRVKEAFERLDKYVF comes from the coding sequence ATGAAGTTTGATTTTACAAGTATTATGAACCGTCATGGCAAGGATGCGATTGCTGTGGATGCACTGGGCAAGAATCCGGGATTTGCTCCCGATGCACCAAAGGAGGGATTCGATATCATCCCAATGTGGGTTGCGGATATGAGTTTTCCTACTGTTCCCACAGTTTCGGAGGCGATTATTGAAAGGGCAAAACATCCGGCATTCGGATATTTTGCGCCGACGGATGAGTACTTTCATTCCATAATCAGATGGCAGGAGACGAGACATGGTGTTAAGAACCTAAAAAGCAAGAATATCGGATATGAGAACGGGGTTCTCGGAGGGGTTGTCAGTGCTCTGAATGTATTCTGTTCAAAGGGTGACAACGTTCTTTTGCATTCTCCGACTTATATTGGATTCACACAGTGTGTAGAAAATAATGGATATAATATTGTCCATTCGCCGCTCGTGACGGATCAGGACGGAATTTGGCGCATGGATTATGAAGATATGGAGAGAAAGATTGCAGACAACAAGATCCATGCGGCGATTTTCTGTTCTCCGCATAATCCATGCGGAAGAGTCTGGGAAAGGGATGAGATCGAGAAGGCGATGGAGATTTACAAGAAACACGATGTCTTTGTGATCTCCGATGAGATCTGGTCAGATATCATTACGACAGGCTATAAACATATTCCGACACAGAGCATCAGCGAAGATGCCCGCCAGAGGACGGTTGCATTTTACGCACCGTCAAAGACATTTAATCTTGCGGGATTGATTGGCAGTTACCACATCATATACAGTGACTGGATCAGAGATCGCGTGGCGAAAGAGTCCTCCCTTTCTCATTACAATGATATGAATGTTCTGTCCATGCACGCACTCATTGGGGCGTACAAGAGGGAGGGCTATGAGTGGGTCGATGAACTGTGCGAGGTGATCACTGGAAATATCAGTTACGCAGCAGATTATATAGAAAAACATTTTGACGGAGTGAGCTTTACAAAGCCCCAAGGAACGTATATGCTGTTTCTGGATTGTACGAGATGGTGTGAGACACATCATAAAACGATTGATGAGCTGGAAAAAGCCGGCTGGGATGTCGGTGTGGCATGGCAGGATGGGCGGATGTTTCACGGACCCTGCAGCATTCGAATGAACCTCGCACTGCCGATTAGCCGTGTGAAGGAAGCATTTGAGCGTCTGGACAAATATGTTTTTTAA
- the glpK gene encoding glycerol kinase GlpK, with product MDKKYIMALDQGTTSSRCIIFNRKGEIVASSQKEFEQIYPHGGWVEHNPMEIWGSQIGVTGEALATAGLDATDIAAIGITSQRETTVVWNKRTGLPVYNAIVWQCRRTAGYCDELKAKGYDKVIKEKTGLILDPYFSATKIRWILEHVPGAREQAKAGELLCGTIDTWLIWNLTKGRVHVTDETNASRTMLYNIHELKWDEDLLKEFNIPVSMLPKVKSSSEIYGETDDMIFGAPIPIAGDAGDQQAALFGQLCCDKGMAKNTYGTGCFLLMNTGTTPVVSEHGLLTTIVASHDGKHRYALEGSIFVGGAVIQWLRDELRMIPSAADSERYAAAVDDTNGVYLVPAFVGLGAPYWDAYARGTMVGLTRGAKKEHVIRAALESMAYQTYDVLQAMQKDSGIILQKLKVDGGASANSFLMQFQSDVLNKPVERPAVIETTALGAAYLAGLAVGYWDDLEDIEKNCKPAFEFSPNMEDNRREKVINEWHKAVNRSLGWEER from the coding sequence ATGGACAAAAAGTATATTATGGCATTGGATCAGGGGACAACCAGCTCGAGATGTATCATTTTTAACCGAAAAGGCGAGATTGTCGCGTCATCTCAGAAGGAATTTGAACAGATATATCCGCATGGCGGATGGGTGGAGCATAATCCTATGGAGATCTGGGGTTCACAGATCGGTGTCACAGGAGAAGCTTTGGCGACGGCGGGATTGGATGCAACCGATATCGCCGCAATTGGTATTACCAGCCAGAGAGAGACTACAGTAGTCTGGAATAAAAGGACAGGACTTCCTGTGTACAATGCGATTGTCTGGCAGTGCAGGAGAACGGCCGGCTATTGTGATGAACTAAAGGCAAAAGGCTACGACAAAGTAATTAAAGAGAAAACTGGCCTGATCCTGGATCCATATTTTTCTGCGACTAAGATCCGATGGATCCTTGAACATGTACCAGGAGCGAGAGAACAGGCCAAAGCCGGAGAGTTGTTGTGCGGAACGATAGATACGTGGCTGATCTGGAATCTCACAAAGGGACGTGTCCACGTCACGGATGAGACAAATGCCTCCAGGACGATGCTCTATAATATTCATGAGTTAAAATGGGACGAGGATCTGCTAAAAGAATTCAATATACCAGTATCTATGCTGCCAAAAGTGAAATCGTCGAGTGAGATCTATGGCGAGACAGATGATATGATCTTTGGTGCACCGATTCCGATCGCAGGGGATGCCGGAGATCAGCAGGCCGCCCTGTTTGGACAGTTGTGCTGCGATAAGGGAATGGCAAAAAATACATATGGAACGGGATGTTTTCTGCTCATGAATACAGGCACAACTCCGGTTGTTTCCGAACATGGACTGCTCACTACGATAGTTGCCAGCCATGACGGAAAACATAGATACGCCCTTGAAGGAAGTATCTTTGTCGGAGGTGCTGTGATTCAGTGGCTGCGAGATGAACTCCGGATGATTCCTTCAGCGGCAGATTCGGAACGATATGCAGCAGCGGTTGACGATACGAACGGTGTTTATCTTGTACCAGCTTTTGTAGGCCTTGGTGCTCCATATTGGGATGCCTATGCACGAGGAACGATGGTTGGCCTTACCCGGGGAGCGAAAAAGGAACATGTGATTCGTGCTGCCCTTGAGTCCATGGCATATCAGACTTATGATGTACTACAGGCCATGCAGAAAGATTCGGGGATCATATTACAAAAGTTAAAAGTAGACGGAGGGGCATCGGCGAACAGTTTTCTAATGCAGTTTCAGTCAGATGTGTTGAATAAACCAGTAGAAAGACCGGCTGTGATCGAGACCACCGCACTCGGAGCGGCTTATCTTGCGGGACTGGCAGTCGGTTATTGGGATGATCTTGAAGATATTGAAAAAAATTGCAAGCCCGCCTTTGAATTCTCACCAAATATGGAAGATAACAGACGCGAAAAAGTGATCAATGAATGGCACAAAGCAGTGAATCGGTCACTGGGATGGGAAGAGCGATAA
- a CDS encoding DeoR/GlpR family DNA-binding transcription regulator gives MLMAERQEKILRIIEKRGSVQASELADELHVSAMTIRRDLEKLDACGAINRCHGGAVSKHEVLYADKRVHNSDIKLKIANECRNYVHESNVIFLDAGTTTYQIAEQISRIQDITVVTNDIEIVKLLMDSDVELIVCGGNVQKSTGSIYGYYSTQMLEQMKFDIGFFGTAAVDEHLSVMTPTTDKAFLKRLAVKKCQNSFLVSDHSKFDKTALTYVNSLEDYDHIVTDFTFSKEERQRLKNAGTEMIQVK, from the coding sequence ATGTTGATGGCAGAACGCCAGGAAAAGATCCTACGTATCATAGAAAAACGCGGAAGTGTACAGGCAAGTGAACTCGCCGACGAACTGCATGTCAGTGCAATGACAATACGAAGGGATCTTGAAAAGCTGGATGCCTGTGGTGCCATAAATCGCTGTCACGGCGGTGCAGTATCAAAGCATGAGGTGCTGTATGCCGACAAACGTGTGCACAACAGCGATATCAAATTGAAGATTGCAAATGAGTGCAGGAATTATGTGCATGAGTCGAATGTTATATTTCTCGATGCCGGGACGACAACCTATCAGATTGCAGAACAGATTTCAAGAATACAGGATATTACAGTGGTGACGAATGACATTGAAATTGTCAAACTGCTGATGGACAGTGATGTCGAACTTATTGTCTGTGGTGGGAACGTACAGAAAAGTACCGGGAGCATCTATGGCTACTATTCGACACAGATGTTAGAGCAGATGAAATTTGATATAGGATTCTTTGGGACGGCGGCAGTAGATGAACATTTGAGTGTGATGACTCCGACGACGGATAAGGCATTTTTGAAGAGACTGGCTGTAAAGAAATGCCAGAATTCCTTTCTGGTATCCGACCATTCAAAATTTGACAAAACTGCACTTACCTATGTAAATTCTCTGGAGGACTATGACCACATAGTCACGGATTTTACATTTTCAAAAGAAGAGCGGCAGAGACTGAAAAATGCTGGAACAGAGATGATACAAGTGAAGTAG
- a CDS encoding GntP family permease, whose product MSANVQMLIGLLIGMVLLIYMITRTKVHVFLALITSAVVIGVIGGMDLQDIVNAIPEGFGGTLGSIGIIIGFGVMLGKLLEDSKATTTMANSLLKLLGKNKETEAMGIVGFITSLSIFCTSGFIILAPLVKGLSKKTKKSVVTLGVALAGGLVLSHSLVPPAAGPIGVAGILDASIGRMMIMGTLISIPSLIVVIIYAKYLGKKIYQIPGENDTWIRPEKQLEMTDAKKEEDETLPSAFRSFAPIVVPILLILVNNILTTAGLIKGTAGEISAFVGSPIIALGIGLFIAIFALTGSMTKEQTLGTMEEGLKASGKLMLLVGGGGVLGKIIQLSGLGDFIASGIAKTGIPAILLPFLIALLLRVIQGSGSVAMMTAASVVSPMLATLGLDPVFAGLAACVGAIFFSYFNDSYFWVINETIGIKDTKEQMKVWSVTSTLCCVTSLIALLILNAVWG is encoded by the coding sequence ATGAGTGCTAATGTTCAAATGCTGATAGGCCTTTTGATAGGTATGGTTTTGTTGATCTATATGATAACCAGGACAAAAGTTCACGTTTTTCTTGCTTTGATTACCAGCGCAGTTGTGATCGGTGTCATCGGAGGTATGGATCTTCAGGACATCGTGAATGCAATTCCAGAGGGGTTTGGCGGAACACTGGGGAGTATTGGAATTATCATCGGTTTTGGTGTGATGCTCGGTAAACTGCTTGAGGACTCTAAAGCTACAACGACGATGGCAAACTCCCTGCTAAAACTTTTGGGGAAAAATAAAGAAACAGAGGCGATGGGTATCGTAGGATTTATCACATCGCTGTCTATATTCTGTACTTCCGGATTCATCATTCTTGCACCGCTAGTGAAAGGATTGTCTAAGAAGACGAAGAAATCTGTTGTCACTTTGGGGGTTGCTCTGGCCGGAGGACTTGTCTTAAGTCACAGTCTGGTACCACCTGCGGCAGGACCAATCGGAGTTGCGGGAATCTTAGACGCTTCTATCGGACGAATGATGATTATGGGGACTCTGATTTCAATTCCATCATTGATTGTTGTGATCATTTATGCCAAATATCTTGGAAAAAAGATCTATCAGATTCCCGGTGAGAATGATACCTGGATTCGCCCGGAAAAGCAGTTGGAAATGACAGATGCCAAAAAAGAAGAAGACGAGACGCTTCCGTCCGCATTTCGTTCCTTTGCACCGATTGTAGTTCCGATTCTACTGATCCTTGTCAATAATATTCTCACGACAGCCGGCCTGATTAAAGGAACTGCAGGTGAAATCAGTGCCTTTGTAGGGTCACCGATCATTGCACTTGGAATTGGACTGTTTATTGCAATTTTTGCTTTGACTGGGAGTATGACAAAAGAGCAGACGCTGGGAACTATGGAAGAAGGCTTGAAGGCTTCAGGGAAACTGATGCTTTTGGTCGGAGGAGGCGGTGTCCTCGGAAAGATCATTCAGCTGAGCGGCCTTGGAGATTTTATTGCATCAGGCATTGCAAAAACAGGTATTCCGGCAATTCTGCTGCCTTTTCTGATTGCTCTTTTGCTTCGTGTCATTCAGGGATCCGGCTCTGTTGCCATGATGACTGCAGCATCTGTAGTTTCACCCATGCTTGCGACACTTGGTTTGGATCCGGTATTCGCCGGTCTTGCAGCCTGTGTCGGAGCAATCTTTTTCTCTTATTTCAATGATTCCTATTTCTGGGTGATCAATGAAACAATAGGTATCAAAGACACGAAAGAACAGATGAAGGTGTGGAGTGTGACATCAACCCTCTGCTGTGTGACATCTTTGATTGCACTACTCATATTAAATGCTGTCTGGGGCTGA
- a CDS encoding four-carbon acid sugar kinase family protein: MLKAAIVADDLTGANDTGAIIAQDGYTVGTVLNLDYIDRFEGYDILSTSTESRGMEQENAYAAVKKAAARFKTMDCKFFSKRIDSTLRGNVGAEIDAILEELGEDTYAVVVASFPGSGRTVVGDYLMVNHVPLEKTEVSRDPISPVTISKVTDIVRLQSKHKVGYISLSTVMKGHEEIKNEVLENAEDCRVIVIDARTDEDIREIAKGCIGSKLKFTAIDPGPFTGSVIRELYANDQPKGKEIVNKNKKILCSIGSASALTRIQIKALKNQRDPYVIKVNTLAFFKESERKEEISRVIQDVVQKKEYSDILAVVTALDDSDVLDFSKIEGLKGKTKSECAVYIATAMAEICEGIKEELQEEIGGVYLTGGDISAAYCERIKAIGFDVKDEVIPLAIYSEIIDKDMNRTHMITKGGLVGDENTLITCIDYLQDVI; the protein is encoded by the coding sequence ATGTTAAAAGCAGCAATTGTAGCAGACGATCTTACGGGAGCAAACGATACGGGAGCCATCATAGCACAGGATGGATACACGGTGGGAACAGTCTTGAATCTGGATTATATTGACAGATTCGAGGGATATGATATTTTAAGTACCAGCACGGAAAGCCGTGGTATGGAGCAGGAAAATGCATATGCGGCGGTAAAAAAAGCTGCCGCTCGATTCAAAACTATGGACTGTAAGTTCTTCAGCAAACGGATTGATTCTACACTTCGTGGAAATGTTGGCGCTGAAATCGATGCGATCTTGGAAGAATTGGGTGAAGACACTTACGCAGTTGTAGTCGCTTCATTTCCCGGATCAGGAAGAACCGTTGTCGGTGATTATCTGATGGTAAATCATGTACCGCTGGAAAAGACAGAAGTGTCCAGAGATCCTATCTCACCGGTTACAATTTCCAAGGTAACTGATATTGTAAGGCTGCAGAGCAAACATAAGGTTGGCTATATTTCCCTTAGCACGGTTATGAAAGGGCACGAAGAAATTAAAAATGAAGTTCTGGAGAATGCGGAGGATTGTCGGGTGATTGTTATAGATGCAAGAACCGATGAGGACATTCGAGAGATCGCTAAGGGATGTATTGGTTCAAAGCTAAAATTCACAGCGATTGATCCAGGTCCCTTCACAGGTAGTGTGATTCGCGAATTGTATGCGAACGATCAGCCAAAAGGAAAAGAGATCGTAAATAAAAACAAAAAGATTCTCTGTTCGATCGGCAGTGCCTCGGCACTCACCAGAATACAAATCAAAGCGCTGAAAAATCAGAGAGATCCGTATGTTATCAAAGTGAATACACTTGCTTTTTTTAAAGAATCTGAGAGAAAAGAAGAGATCAGCCGGGTGATTCAAGATGTTGTGCAAAAGAAAGAATATTCTGATATTCTTGCCGTTGTGACAGCTTTGGACGATTCAGATGTGCTGGATTTTTCGAAAATCGAAGGGTTAAAGGGGAAGACTAAGAGCGAATGTGCTGTTTATATTGCAACAGCTATGGCAGAAATCTGTGAAGGCATTAAAGAAGAACTTCAGGAAGAAATTGGCGGGGTTTATCTGACTGGCGGGGATATCTCTGCGGCATACTGTGAGCGGATTAAGGCGATTGGCTTCGATGTGAAGGATGAAGTGATTCCGCTTGCCATCTACAGTGAGATTATTGATAAAGATATGAACCGGACACATATGATCACAAAAGGTGGTCTGGTAGGCGATGAAAACACGTTAATTACCTGCATTGATTATTTGCAGGATGTCATCTGA